From a region of the Candidatus Sulfotelmatobacter sp. genome:
- a CDS encoding methyl-accepting chemotaxis protein — MWFKKSVAARLYAQAAVAALALLAVVGVAVGEMRAMGDRVAAISAAHDFDQTVADLRLALTFKVSLVRVLGYRGETPIWVTAYTNVTQQIADDTDKLTTQAVAIPGMPAAVAAVRPEIVKSDQQIDALRTMARARAPGLVPALVKMKVALVMSRLQKLTDASAQAAADARTEFSAAQRGALVGMSAVGAVAIIVLLAIALGTARSLTRRLQRVSAGMREIATTAYAALGAAYDGLAAGDLRPREFPRLEPLARGGGDEIAALVDSYNLLAEESHANAERFTATTTRLRDTIAAIAHSSQQLSAVGEQIGMAARTSSEAVAFVAQGSDGVATASREQATGVAEIDNAARELAVTAQQIGNGAAEQAEAVRAAGSEVALLDEQIARLASTATEFLDAATRVERETNNASQVVTRTAEAMARSSDQARATEQAMATLAQRSAAVADVLSAIDEIADQTNLLALNAAIEAARAGEHGRGFAVVSDEVRKLAERAAQSTRESGTILQEIRAETARVAEAMRSAASTMNEGRSLAEDASRTLSGVGDAVGRTRELAESLSADGTRMQHVSRELSAHVGNVSGIVEENATAARELAMTTGSVAQTVGTLASAAEQQSSAAKSLSTSSVEVTAQMDQLTAATETIRAEATSLARIVGTFRVGDAEAAPEPRRRLHGPYRGPTERLVLTP; from the coding sequence ATGTGGTTCAAGAAATCGGTTGCTGCGCGATTGTACGCGCAGGCCGCGGTGGCGGCGCTCGCGCTGCTGGCCGTGGTCGGAGTCGCCGTCGGCGAGATGCGCGCGATGGGCGATCGGGTCGCGGCGATCAGCGCCGCGCACGACTTCGATCAGACCGTGGCCGACTTGCGCCTCGCGCTGACGTTCAAGGTCAGCTTGGTGCGCGTGCTCGGCTACCGCGGCGAGACGCCGATCTGGGTCACCGCGTACACCAACGTCACGCAGCAGATCGCCGACGATACGGATAAGCTCACCACGCAAGCGGTCGCGATCCCCGGCATGCCGGCCGCGGTCGCCGCGGTGCGCCCCGAGATCGTCAAGAGCGATCAGCAGATCGACGCGCTGCGCACGATGGCGCGCGCTCGCGCGCCGGGACTCGTTCCCGCGCTGGTCAAGATGAAGGTCGCGCTGGTGATGTCGCGGCTGCAGAAGCTGACCGACGCGTCGGCCCAAGCTGCCGCCGACGCGCGCACGGAGTTCAGCGCCGCGCAGCGCGGTGCGTTGGTGGGGATGAGCGCGGTGGGCGCCGTCGCCATCATCGTCTTGTTGGCGATCGCACTGGGCACGGCGCGCAGCCTGACTCGGCGCCTGCAGCGGGTCAGCGCCGGGATGCGCGAGATCGCGACCACCGCGTACGCGGCGCTCGGCGCCGCGTACGACGGTCTGGCCGCCGGCGATCTGCGGCCGCGCGAGTTTCCGCGGCTCGAGCCGCTGGCGCGCGGCGGCGGCGACGAGATCGCCGCGCTGGTCGACAGCTACAACCTGCTGGCCGAGGAGTCGCACGCCAACGCCGAGCGGTTCACGGCCACCACCACGCGCTTGCGCGATACGATCGCCGCGATCGCGCACTCCTCGCAGCAGCTCTCCGCCGTCGGCGAGCAGATCGGGATGGCGGCACGAACCTCGAGCGAAGCGGTCGCATTCGTGGCGCAGGGCAGCGACGGGGTCGCGACCGCCTCGCGCGAGCAGGCCACCGGCGTCGCCGAGATCGACAACGCGGCACGCGAGCTGGCGGTGACTGCGCAGCAGATCGGCAACGGCGCGGCCGAGCAAGCCGAGGCGGTGCGCGCCGCCGGCAGCGAGGTCGCGCTGCTCGACGAACAGATCGCGCGGCTGGCGTCGACGGCGACGGAGTTCCTCGACGCGGCGACGCGCGTCGAGCGCGAGACGAACAACGCCAGCCAGGTCGTCACCCGGACGGCCGAGGCGATGGCCCGTTCGTCCGATCAGGCCCGCGCGACCGAACAGGCGATGGCGACGCTGGCGCAGCGCTCGGCGGCGGTCGCCGACGTCCTCTCCGCGATCGACGAGATCGCCGATCAGACGAACCTGCTCGCGCTCAACGCCGCGATCGAAGCGGCGCGGGCCGGCGAGCACGGCCGCGGCTTCGCGGTCGTCTCCGACGAGGTCCGCAAGCTCGCCGAGCGCGCCGCCCAGTCGACGCGCGAGAGCGGCACGATCCTGCAAGAGATCCGCGCCGAGACGGCGCGCGTCGCCGAGGCGATGCGCAGCGCCGCCTCGACGATGAACGAGGGCCGCAGTCTGGCCGAGGACGCCTCGCGGACGCTCTCGGGCGTCGGCGACGCGGTCGGGCGGACGCGCGAGCTGGCCGAGTCGCTCTCGGCCGACGGGACGCGCATGCAGCACGTCAGCCGCGAGCTGAGCGCACACGTGGGCAACGTCTCGGGGATCGTCGAGGAGAACGCGACGGCGGCGCGCGAGCTGGCGATGACGACCGGCTCGGTGGCGCAGACGGTCGGCACGCTGGCGTCGGCCGCCGAGCAGCAGTCCTCGGCCGCCAAGTCGCTCTCGACCTCGTCGGTCGAAGTGACGGCGCAGATGGACCAGCTGACCGCGGCGACGGAGACGATTCGCGCCGAGGCCACCTCGCTGGCGCGCATCGTCGGTACCTTCCGCGTCGGGGACGCGGAGGCGGCCCCGGAACCGCGCCGGCGCCTCCACGGCCCCTACCGCGGCCCCACCGAGCGCTTAGTCCTCACGCCCTGA
- the hslV gene encoding ATP-dependent protease subunit HslV, translating into MRIRSTTICAVRRDGKIAMAGDGQVTVDKTVMKHSARKVRAIAGGKVLAGFAGSAADGITLLEKFEGKMSAYKDNVVRAAVELAKDWRQDRALRRLEALLIVGTPEHLFVLSGTGDVIEPDEGVAAIGSGGPYAQAAAMALLGYSQLDAAAIAREALRIAGRIDIYTNDDVEVLSI; encoded by the coding sequence ATGCGGATTCGATCGACGACGATCTGCGCCGTCCGCCGCGACGGCAAGATCGCCATGGCGGGCGACGGTCAGGTGACCGTCGACAAGACCGTCATGAAGCACAGCGCGCGCAAGGTGCGCGCGATCGCCGGCGGCAAGGTGCTGGCCGGTTTCGCCGGCAGCGCCGCGGACGGCATCACCTTGCTCGAGAAGTTCGAAGGCAAGATGAGCGCCTACAAAGACAACGTCGTGCGCGCCGCCGTCGAGTTGGCCAAAGACTGGCGCCAGGACCGCGCGCTGCGCCGGCTGGAAGCGCTGCTGATCGTCGGCACGCCCGAGCACCTGTTCGTCCTCTCCGGCACCGGCGACGTGATCGAGCCCGACGAAGGCGTGGCCGCGATCGGCAGCGGCGGCCCCTACGCGCAAGCCGCCGCGATGGCGCTGCTGGGCTACTCACAGCTCGACGCCGCCGCCATCGCGCGCGAAGCGCTGCGCATTGCCGGCCGCATCGACATCTACACGAACGACGACGTGGAGGTGCTGAGCATATGA
- the hslU gene encoding ATP-dependent protease ATPase subunit HslU produces MSSGAPVLTIADTLTPREIVAALDRYIVGQADAKRAVAVAMRNRYRRERLPEHVRKEVVPKNILMIGPTGVGKTEIARRLALLAGAPFIKVEATKYTEVGYVGRDVESMVRDLAEAAVRMVSDERHADVAPAADDAAIERVVDVLHPETRAPQAQAPNPLGSLGSIFGNAFQQAPQQAAANARQLPDDEAARVRAAARADVERGFYDVRLIEIEVEEAPQLPIGMLGGNDMSGQGGGDMGEMLGGLLPKKRVKKKVTVADARRIFAQQEADKLIDMDAVKREALRRAGEHGIVFIDEIDKVAGREGSRGPDVSREGVQRDILPIVEGSTVQTKHGPLSTDHVLFIAAGAFHVSKPSDLIPELQGRFPVRVELESLTAKDFETILTQPENALIGQYKALLGADGVALDVTADAITEIAEIATRVNEQTENIGARRLHTVLERVLDDVAFRAPEEGGTIVIDAAYVRTRLADVAGNSDLSSYIL; encoded by the coding sequence ATGAGCAGCGGCGCGCCGGTCCTCACCATCGCCGACACCCTCACGCCGCGGGAGATCGTCGCGGCGCTCGACCGCTACATCGTCGGCCAAGCCGACGCGAAGCGGGCGGTCGCGGTCGCGATGCGCAACCGCTATCGCCGCGAGCGGCTCCCCGAGCACGTCCGCAAAGAGGTCGTGCCGAAGAACATCCTGATGATCGGGCCGACCGGCGTCGGCAAGACCGAGATCGCGCGCCGGTTGGCGCTGCTCGCCGGTGCGCCGTTCATCAAGGTCGAGGCGACCAAGTACACCGAGGTCGGCTACGTCGGGCGCGACGTCGAGTCGATGGTGCGCGACCTGGCCGAGGCGGCGGTGCGGATGGTCTCCGACGAGCGCCACGCCGACGTCGCGCCGGCCGCCGACGACGCCGCGATCGAGCGCGTCGTCGACGTCCTGCACCCCGAGACCCGTGCGCCGCAGGCCCAAGCACCCAATCCGCTCGGCTCCCTCGGCTCGATCTTCGGCAACGCCTTCCAACAAGCACCGCAGCAGGCCGCGGCCAACGCGCGCCAACTGCCCGACGACGAAGCGGCGCGCGTGCGCGCCGCCGCGCGGGCCGACGTCGAGCGCGGTTTCTACGATGTGCGCTTGATCGAGATCGAGGTCGAAGAAGCGCCGCAGCTGCCGATCGGGATGCTGGGCGGCAACGACATGAGCGGTCAAGGCGGCGGCGACATGGGCGAGATGCTCGGCGGCCTCTTGCCCAAGAAGCGGGTGAAGAAGAAGGTCACCGTCGCCGACGCGCGCCGCATCTTCGCGCAACAAGAGGCGGACAAGCTGATCGACATGGACGCGGTCAAGCGCGAGGCGCTGCGGCGCGCGGGCGAACACGGGATCGTGTTCATCGACGAGATCGACAAGGTCGCCGGCCGCGAGGGCTCGCGCGGACCCGACGTCTCGCGCGAAGGCGTGCAGCGCGACATCCTGCCGATCGTCGAGGGCAGCACCGTGCAGACCAAGCACGGCCCGCTCTCGACCGACCACGTGCTGTTCATCGCCGCCGGCGCGTTCCACGTCTCCAAGCCGTCGGACCTGATCCCCGAGCTGCAAGGCCGCTTCCCGGTCCGGGTCGAGCTCGAGTCGCTGACGGCCAAGGACTTCGAGACGATCCTGACCCAGCCGGAGAACGCGCTGATCGGCCAGTACAAGGCGCTGCTCGGCGCCGACGGCGTCGCGCTCGACGTCACCGCCGACGCGATCACCGAGATCGCCGAGATCGCCACCCGCGTCAACGAGCAGACCGAGAACATCGGCGCCCGGCGCCTGCACACGGTCCTCGAGCGCGTCCTCGACGACGTCGCCTTCCGCGCCCCCGAAGAGGGCGGCACCATCGTCATCGACGCCGCGTACGTCCGCACGCGCTTGGCCGACGTCGCCGGCAACTCGGATCTGTCGAGCTACATCTTGTAG
- a CDS encoding CPBP family intramembrane glutamic endopeptidase produces the protein MPFVSGIVAALLASAIGVVASLLGVLVVMVAVVLAIGRMPSAEAGHPLLTATELIFYGCAGAFAWHRLQKLRPGTLRVPNRQAMVVIAIGVAALLLTRVLLAMQLVFTRQTNHVQAGFEHYSIVTHDVLVTDVNVALSLFSLVLLGPFVEEVVFRGLLFGALASKLGVFAGALLSAAIFGALHGDPVLFAWLAAVGLVNAFAYAATGNLTVPIVLHALSNALGASVLLETSLHAMR, from the coding sequence GTGCCGTTCGTATCCGGCATCGTCGCCGCACTGCTCGCCAGCGCGATCGGTGTCGTCGCATCGTTGCTGGGCGTGCTCGTGGTGATGGTCGCGGTGGTCTTGGCGATCGGCCGAATGCCGTCGGCCGAGGCCGGCCACCCGCTGCTCACGGCGACCGAGCTGATCTTCTACGGCTGCGCCGGCGCGTTCGCGTGGCACCGTCTGCAGAAGCTGCGGCCGGGGACGCTGCGCGTGCCCAACCGCCAGGCGATGGTGGTGATCGCGATCGGCGTCGCCGCGCTGCTGCTCACGCGCGTCCTGCTGGCGATGCAATTGGTCTTCACGCGGCAGACGAACCACGTCCAGGCGGGCTTCGAGCACTACAGCATCGTCACGCACGACGTGCTGGTGACCGACGTCAACGTCGCGCTGAGCCTGTTCTCCTTGGTGCTGCTGGGCCCGTTCGTCGAGGAGGTCGTGTTCCGCGGGCTGCTGTTCGGCGCGCTGGCGTCGAAGCTCGGCGTGTTCGCCGGCGCGCTGCTCAGCGCGGCGATCTTCGGCGCGCTGCACGGCGATCCGGTCCTGTTCGCCTGGCTCGCCGCCGTCGGTTTGGTCAACGCCTTCGCCTACGCCGCGACCGGCAACCTGACCGTGCCGATCGTCCTGCACGCCCTCTCCAACGCCCTGGGCGCGAGCGTTCTGCTCGAAACGTCGCTGCACGCGATGCGCTAG
- a CDS encoding high-potential iron-sulfur protein, with the protein MSAAQAADNKKQFHYQDKPGPGGKKCAGCRFFRAPHGCSIVTGTISPNGWCIAWAKR; encoded by the coding sequence TTGTCGGCCGCTCAGGCTGCTGACAACAAGAAGCAATTCCACTATCAGGACAAGCCGGGTCCGGGCGGCAAGAAGTGCGCCGGCTGCCGGTTCTTCCGGGCGCCGCACGGCTGCTCGATCGTCACCGGGACGATCAGCCCCAACGGCTGGTGCATCGCCTGGGCGAAGCGGTAA
- the def gene encoding peptide deformylase, giving the protein MAYIREIITEGHPTLRKVAKKVEPAEIADPMFQQLLDDMWETMYEAPGIGLAAPQIGVSKRIFVVDMQDERHPEWRKLVAINPKFTRREGEHTALEGCLSVPGMVGDVQRFAEVTMTALDRNGKKFTLDATDYFAVCLQHENDHLDGILYVDKATNIRPAVTDDELAAAEGAGNEAGARRRADEPEPVAS; this is encoded by the coding sequence ATGGCGTACATCCGCGAGATCATCACCGAAGGACACCCGACCCTGCGCAAGGTCGCGAAGAAGGTCGAGCCGGCCGAGATCGCCGACCCGATGTTCCAGCAGCTGCTGGACGACATGTGGGAGACGATGTACGAGGCGCCCGGCATCGGCTTAGCCGCGCCGCAGATCGGCGTCTCCAAGCGGATCTTCGTCGTCGACATGCAGGACGAGCGTCACCCGGAGTGGCGCAAGCTGGTGGCAATCAATCCGAAGTTCACCCGGCGCGAGGGCGAGCACACCGCGCTCGAAGGCTGCCTCTCGGTGCCCGGCATGGTCGGCGACGTGCAGCGCTTCGCCGAGGTCACCATGACCGCGCTCGACCGGAACGGCAAGAAGTTCACGCTCGACGCGACCGACTATTTCGCGGTCTGCCTGCAGCACGAGAACGATCACCTCGACGGCATCCTGTACGTCGACAAGGCGACCAACATCCGGCCGGCGGTGACCGACGACGAGCTGGCCGCCGCCGAAGGCGCCGGCAACGAGGCCGGCGCGCGGCGCCGGGCCGACGAACCCGAACCGGTCGCGAGCTGA